One Tenrec ecaudatus isolate mTenEca1 chromosome 12, mTenEca1.hap1, whole genome shotgun sequence DNA segment encodes these proteins:
- the MUC17 gene encoding mucin-17 produces the protein MTSEHCQNGGTWEDSQCKCVLPFYGTRCDLVRDSIEIGPAPASISAQVELSVKVTSQEFTEDLNNRASPQFRKFNETFTKQMNIAYSGIPEYVGVNITGLRSGSVVVDHEVLLRANFTPDYKAMLETVANKVEEKIMNITKMQIGNNITCSALLCFNYNDTKVKNLEMTQYDPLAECREKVGKDFAQHFFLEYQGKKPYCISACMPGFNVSRDCHSGKCQLERSGPRCYCLTTDTHWYRGEACDVGIQKRLVYGLVGAAGVVLLVVFVVILVFMLRSKREVQRQKSKVSHLYKWHEENSEVPGTFQNIGFDINQEQEDPINLDSIYSRFQPSLSHINPETKMGGVDWT, from the exons ATGACCTCAG AGCACTGCCAGAATGGAGGCACCTGGGAGGACAGCCAGTGCAAGTGTGTCTTGCCCTTCTATGGGACCAGGTGTGATCTGGTGCGCGACAGCATCGAGATAG GGCCTGCGCCAGCGTCGATCTCTGCCCAAGTAGAGCTCTCCGTCAAAGTGACTAGCCAGGAATTCACCGAGGACCTCAATAATCGAGCGTCTCCTCAATTCCGGAAGTTCAATGAGACATTCACCAAGCAG ATGAACATTGCTTACTCTGGAATCCCTGAATATGTGGGTGTCAACATCACAGGTCTAAG GAGTGGCAGTGTGGTGGTGGACCATGAAGTCCTCCTGAGAGCCAACTTCACCCCAGACTACAAAGCAATGTTGGAGACAGTCGCCAACAAAGTGGAAGAAAAAATCATGAACATAACCAAAATGCAAATTGGCAATAACATTACCTGCTCAG CCTTGCTGTGTTTCAACTATAACGACACCAAAGTGAAAAATCTCGAAATGACCCAATATGACCCTCTCG CTGAATGCCGGGAGAAGGTTGGGAAAGACTTTGCTCAGCACTTCTTCTTGGAGTACCAGGGGAAGAAGCCCTACTGCATCTCAGCTTGCATGCCTGGCTTCAATGTCTCCCGGGACTGCCACTCTGGGAAGTGCCAGCTGGAACGCAGTGGTCCTCGGTGCTA ctGCCTGACTACGGACACTCACTGGTACAGAGGAGAGGCCTGTGACGTCGGCATTCAGAAGCGCCTGGTGTACGGGCTCGTGGGGGCAGCAGGAGTAGTGCTGCTGGTGGTCTTTGTTGTGATCTTGGTGTTCATGCTCCGCTCCAAGAGAGAGGTGCAAAG ACAAAAGTCCAAAGTGTCTCACTTGTACAAGTGGCATGAAGAAAACAGTGAAGTCCCCGGGACCTTCCAAAACATCGGCTTTGACATCAATCAAG AACAAGAGGATCCTATCAACCTGGACTCCATCTACAGTAGATTCCAGCCCTCCCTGAGCCACATCAATCCTGAAACAAAA ATGGGTGGAGTAGACTGGACTTGA